The Herminiimonas arsenitoxidans genome window below encodes:
- a CDS encoding ABC transporter permease, producing MHKRQGQSGALHPLLIASLAIACLVGLPIVGVLSNLVSGAETGTDISTFSHLWATVLPEYIVNSVVIAVIVAILTAVMGIGCAWLVAAFNFPGKKFFEWALILPLAMPAYVVAYAYTDFLQFTGPVQSGLRALFGWQGPTYWFPQIRSVGGAGFLFAFVLYPYVYLLARNAFIERSPRMWDAARTLGAGPWQAFFQVSLPLARPAAAAGIALALMETLADYGAVAYFGVPTLTTGIYKSWYIFSDRAAAAQIAAVLLIAVMVLMLLEQKSRGRARYYAVGGRSATQLMTTLKGRQAWSATLFCALPVVLGFFAPLFILLRLMLQEETISFSARYLGWLNNTIILGGVTAVIAIVICVLMAYAARVTNSKVQAICNRIVSMGYAIPGAVIAVGILIPMSRIDSWNAEHGVALVLSGSVIALIYAYLVRFLAVSFQSVQAGLIKITPSMDASARSLGHGMTSMLMRIHLPLLWRSVLTAGLLVFVDVVKELPATLTIRPFNFDTLAVITHQLASDERLGEAALPALTIVLIAIVPVIILARAIASGRR from the coding sequence GTGCATAAGAGACAAGGTCAAAGCGGTGCTTTGCATCCCTTGCTGATCGCATCGCTGGCGATTGCTTGTCTGGTGGGTTTGCCTATCGTCGGCGTGCTCTCCAATTTGGTTTCCGGCGCTGAAACCGGTACTGATATCAGCACTTTCTCGCATCTGTGGGCAACGGTGCTGCCGGAATACATCGTCAATAGCGTTGTGATTGCCGTGATCGTTGCGATCCTGACGGCGGTGATGGGTATAGGTTGCGCATGGCTGGTGGCGGCTTTCAATTTCCCCGGCAAGAAGTTCTTTGAATGGGCTCTGATCCTGCCGCTGGCGATGCCGGCGTATGTGGTCGCTTACGCCTATACCGATTTCCTGCAATTTACTGGACCAGTGCAAAGCGGATTACGCGCACTGTTTGGCTGGCAAGGGCCGACTTACTGGTTTCCACAAATCCGTTCGGTCGGTGGTGCCGGTTTCCTCTTCGCATTTGTCTTGTATCCCTATGTATATCTGCTGGCGCGTAATGCGTTTATCGAGCGCAGCCCGCGCATGTGGGATGCCGCACGTACTTTGGGTGCCGGGCCGTGGCAGGCATTTTTTCAAGTGAGTTTGCCTTTGGCGCGTCCGGCAGCTGCGGCCGGTATTGCGCTGGCGCTGATGGAGACGCTGGCTGATTACGGTGCGGTTGCTTATTTCGGCGTGCCGACATTGACCACGGGGATTTATAAATCCTGGTACATCTTTTCTGATCGCGCGGCTGCGGCACAAATTGCTGCCGTTCTATTGATCGCGGTCATGGTCTTGATGCTGCTGGAACAGAAGAGCCGCGGTAGGGCGCGTTATTACGCAGTCGGTGGACGGAGTGCCACGCAATTGATGACTACGCTTAAAGGACGGCAGGCGTGGAGCGCGACTTTATTTTGTGCCTTACCAGTCGTGTTGGGATTCTTTGCACCGCTGTTTATTCTGCTGCGCTTGATGCTGCAGGAAGAAACGATCTCGTTCAGCGCACGTTATCTCGGCTGGTTGAATAACACGATCATACTTGGTGGCGTCACCGCGGTGATTGCCATCGTGATTTGCGTCTTGATGGCGTATGCAGCGCGTGTGACGAATAGCAAAGTGCAAGCGATCTGTAATCGCATCGTCAGCATGGGTTATGCAATACCGGGTGCGGTGATTGCGGTGGGGATTTTGATTCCCATGTCGCGCATCGATAGCTGGAATGCGGAACATGGCGTGGCGTTGGTCTTGAGCGGCAGTGTGATTGCCTTGATCTACGCTTATCTGGTGCGCTTTCTCGCGGTGTCCTTCCAAAGCGTACAAGCCGGCTTGATCAAAATTACGCCGTCCATGGATGCCAGTGCACGCAGTCTCGGGCATGGCATGACATCGATGTTGATGCGCATACATTTGCCCTTGTTATGGCGCAGTGTGTTGACGGCGGGTTTGCTGGTGTTTGTCGATGTGGTCAAGGAATTGCCGGCGACGCTGACGATACGACCATTCAACTTCGATACGTTGGCGGTGATCACACATCAATTGGCATCCGATGAACGTTTGGGTGAGGCGGCTTTGCCTGCATTGACCATCGTGTTGATTGCGATCGTGCCTGTCATCATTCTGGCGCGTGCGATTGCATCGGGTCGTCGCTAG
- a CDS encoding EI24 domain-containing protein, producing the protein MRPVFTSFGRALLSQLHFRMLMLSVIPFVLSIAVWGVGLWLYLQPMIDWLQNYFVENDGFRVSNELLMWLGMGAFKTVVVPLIAMWILLPLMILTALIFVGVMAMPVIVKHVGSRRYKDLEARKGGTFFGSLWMSTSSFTIFLVLWLITLPLSLIPPLTFVIQPILWGWLTYRVMAYDALADHADAEERKIILRIHRWQLLVIGAITGAMGAAPTLLWLGGALSVIFFPVLAAGAIWLYVLVFIFSGLWFQHYCMDALTQHRAAQAAGKAAEQAVTQATAPTPEETVIVLPPPADAQVDNQPGNPPTPQI; encoded by the coding sequence ATGCGCCCGGTATTTACGTCTTTCGGACGAGCCTTGCTATCCCAGTTGCATTTCAGGATGCTGATGCTGAGCGTGATTCCATTCGTATTGTCGATCGCAGTCTGGGGTGTCGGCTTGTGGCTGTATCTGCAGCCCATGATTGATTGGCTGCAAAACTATTTTGTTGAGAACGATGGTTTTCGCGTCAGCAATGAATTATTGATGTGGCTGGGCATGGGCGCATTCAAGACGGTAGTCGTGCCCTTGATTGCCATGTGGATACTGTTGCCGCTGATGATACTGACGGCGCTGATTTTTGTCGGCGTGATGGCGATGCCGGTCATCGTCAAGCATGTGGGTAGTCGTCGATACAAGGATTTGGAAGCGCGCAAAGGCGGCACTTTCTTTGGCAGCCTGTGGATGTCGACTTCGTCATTCACGATATTTTTAGTGTTGTGGCTGATTACGCTGCCGCTTTCCCTGATTCCACCTTTGACCTTTGTGATTCAGCCTATCTTGTGGGGTTGGCTGACTTATCGCGTGATGGCCTACGATGCCTTAGCTGATCATGCCGATGCTGAGGAACGCAAAATCATCCTGCGCATACATCGCTGGCAGTTGCTGGTGATAGGTGCGATTACCGGTGCGATGGGTGCTGCACCGACCTTGCTGTGGTTGGGTGGTGCTTTGTCGGTGATCTTTTTTCCGGTACTGGCAGCCGGTGCGATTTGGTTATACGTGCTGGTCTTCATCTTCAGCGGTTTGTGGTTTCAGCATTACTGCATGGATGCATTGACACAGCATAGAGCTGCACAGGCTGCTGGAAAAGCTGCAGAGCAGGCAGTGACACAGGCTACCGCGCCGACACCTGAAGAAACTGTGATCGTGTTACCGCCGCCGGCAGACGCGCAAGTGGACAATCAACCAGGCAATCCACCGACTCCTCAAATCTGA
- a CDS encoding 2-hydroxyacid dehydrogenase encodes MKQKVLVARATFPDVIERLQQHFDVESNQEDKIFSAAELHEKMQGKDVVVITASEKMSAEVIAANPHLKAICNVAVGYNNIDVVAATKAGIMVTNTPDVLNETTADYAWTLLMANARCVSESEHYLRAGKWKNWRFDQFLGADVHGATLGILGMGRIGQAVARRSMGFDMKVIYHNRSRLTPEQEAHANNARYVSKEELLRGADHLILVLPYSAQTHHIIGAAELALMKPTATLVNIARGGIVDDVALIAALREKRIASAGLDVYENEPALHPDFLTLSNVVLTPHIGSASEKTRRAMSDCASTNLVAALSGQQPPNLLNPEVKAKK; translated from the coding sequence ATGAAGCAAAAAGTACTCGTCGCACGTGCAACGTTCCCTGATGTGATCGAACGCTTGCAGCAACACTTTGATGTTGAGTCAAATCAGGAAGACAAGATTTTTTCAGCAGCAGAGCTGCATGAAAAAATGCAGGGTAAAGATGTGGTGGTGATTACCGCCAGCGAAAAAATGTCGGCTGAAGTCATTGCTGCTAATCCGCATTTGAAAGCCATCTGTAATGTCGCGGTCGGTTATAACAATATCGATGTTGTCGCTGCGACCAAAGCCGGCATCATGGTGACCAATACGCCAGATGTGTTGAATGAAACAACCGCCGATTACGCGTGGACCTTGTTGATGGCGAATGCGCGTTGCGTATCGGAATCCGAACATTATTTGCGCGCCGGCAAATGGAAGAACTGGCGTTTCGATCAATTCTTGGGTGCGGATGTGCATGGTGCCACGCTGGGCATACTGGGCATGGGACGCATAGGGCAGGCGGTTGCACGCCGCTCCATGGGTTTTGACATGAAGGTGATTTATCACAATCGTAGTCGCCTCACACCAGAGCAGGAAGCACACGCAAACAATGCGCGTTATGTCAGCAAGGAAGAATTGTTGCGCGGTGCCGATCACCTGATTCTGGTCTTGCCATACTCGGCGCAAACGCATCACATCATCGGTGCTGCTGAACTGGCATTGATGAAGCCGACTGCGACTTTGGTGAATATTGCGCGTGGCGGGATTGTGGATGATGTCGCGCTGATTGCAGCACTGCGTGAGAAACGCATCGCCTCAGCCGGACTGGATGTGTATGAGAATGAACCGGCCTTGCATCCCGACTTCCTGACCTTGTCGAATGTCGTCTTGACGCCGCACATAGGCAGCGCTTCGGAAAAAACGCGTCGTGCGATGTCCGATTGCGCTTCTACCAATCTGGTTGCGGCCTTAAGCGGACAACAACCACCGAATCTACTCAACCCGGAAGTGAAAGCGAAGAAGTAA
- a CDS encoding phasin family protein, translating to MFAIPEQFSAATKHQFESQLAILNSLTSTAFDSVQKIVDLNLSAAKSSLQESGAAAQKLATAKDPQEFFSLSASQAQPNAEKALAYGRHLVSIATSTQAEFTKAAETQIAETNRKVLSLIDELSKNAPAGSENAVSMLKSAIGNASASYEQLSKTTKQAVEALEGNLNAAASQFASAAEKTTTKSRKS from the coding sequence ATGTTTGCTATTCCAGAGCAGTTTTCCGCCGCCACCAAACACCAGTTTGAATCGCAACTCGCCATCCTGAATTCGCTCACCAGCACAGCATTCGATAGCGTACAAAAAATCGTCGACTTGAACCTGAGCGCGGCGAAGTCATCATTGCAGGAATCCGGCGCTGCTGCACAAAAGCTCGCCACCGCCAAAGATCCACAGGAATTTTTCTCACTCAGCGCTTCGCAAGCACAGCCGAACGCCGAAAAAGCACTGGCTTACGGTCGTCACCTGGTGAGCATCGCAACCAGCACGCAAGCTGAATTTACCAAGGCAGCGGAAACACAAATCGCAGAAACCAATCGCAAGGTCTTGTCCTTGATCGATGAACTCAGCAAGAACGCACCAGCCGGTTCTGAAAACGCCGTCTCCATGCTCAAGTCTGCAATCGGCAATGCCAGCGCCAGCTACGAACAACTCTCCAAAACAACCAAGCAAGCAGTTGAAGCCTTGGAAGGTAATTTGAATGCAGCCGCCAGCCAATTCGCCAGCGCTGCAGAAAAAACCACGACCAAATCACGTAAATCGTAA
- a CDS encoding ABC transporter ATP-binding protein produces the protein MSAIPAPSAHLSVEAIRVGYQVAHQMHEIVHNLSFALQRGEIGCLLGQSGCGKTTVLRAIAGFESLIAGRIALGGKELSNATHTTVPEARHVGVVFQDYALFPHLSVADNIGFGLRKLSGAERHARISKLLTLVGLTSQEKKFPHELSGGQQQRVALARALAPQPDLLLLDEPFSNLDVDLRERLATEVRDILKEVGTTAVLVTHDQHEAFAIADQIGVMQNGVIVQWDHAYNLYHRPATRFVADFVGLGVFVPGRIDQHKQDVSIELGSLPLCHGLEVCDPNEQDAQQVDVLLRADDVVHDDSSPLQAEVVRKAFRGAEFLYTLKLPSGQQLLALVPSHHDHALGERIGIRLEADHVVTFPKQD, from the coding sequence ATGTCAGCCATTCCCGCTCCGTCAGCGCATTTGTCGGTTGAAGCCATACGTGTTGGTTACCAAGTCGCGCATCAAATGCACGAGATCGTGCACAACCTGTCCTTCGCCTTGCAACGCGGCGAGATCGGCTGCCTGCTCGGCCAATCCGGCTGTGGCAAAACGACTGTGCTGCGCGCCATCGCCGGTTTTGAATCGTTGATCGCCGGTCGCATTGCCTTAGGCGGTAAGGAACTCAGCAACGCAACGCACACCACCGTACCGGAAGCGCGCCATGTTGGCGTGGTGTTCCAGGATTACGCCCTGTTCCCGCATTTATCGGTGGCTGACAATATCGGCTTCGGCTTACGTAAACTGAGCGGGGCCGAACGTCATGCACGCATCAGCAAGCTGCTGACATTGGTCGGTCTGACTTCGCAAGAAAAAAAATTCCCGCATGAATTATCCGGTGGACAACAGCAACGCGTGGCACTGGCACGTGCATTGGCACCGCAACCGGACTTGTTATTGCTGGACGAACCGTTCTCCAATCTCGACGTGGACTTGCGTGAACGACTCGCGACTGAAGTGCGCGACATTCTGAAAGAAGTTGGTACCACGGCGGTATTGGTCACGCACGATCAACATGAAGCGTTTGCGATTGCGGATCAAATCGGCGTGATGCAAAACGGTGTCATCGTGCAATGGGACCATGCCTACAATTTGTACCATCGCCCTGCTACACGTTTTGTCGCAGACTTTGTCGGCCTCGGCGTTTTTGTCCCCGGCCGTATTGATCAGCACAAGCAGGATGTGAGTATAGAACTGGGCAGTTTGCCGCTCTGTCACGGACTGGAAGTATGCGATCCGAATGAGCAAGATGCGCAACAGGTTGATGTATTGCTGCGCGCCGATGATGTGGTGCACGACGACAGTAGCCCGCTACAAGCCGAAGTCGTGCGCAAGGCATTCCGTGGCGCAGAATTTTTATACACACTGAAATTACCGAGCGGCCAGCAACTGCTGGCACTCGTCCCCTCACATCATGATCACGCCTTGGGTGAACGTATAGGCATACGGCTGGAAGCAGATCACGTCGTCACCTTTCCCAAGCAGGATTGA
- a CDS encoding competence/damage-inducible protein A, whose amino-acid sequence MAFGLIIIGDEILSGKRIDKHFSKVVDLLSVRGLSLGWAEILGDDRARITSTLKRTFASDDIVFSCGGIGATPDDHTRQCAAAALGVPIELHPEAKQKIQERMLEMAREANVPFDLNKPENLHRLKMGEFPQGAEIIPNPYNKIPGFAIHHGNGGGAHYFMPGFPVMAWPMIEWILDTHYGHLFHQQPRFEKSVLVFQSMESALTPLMEAIEDEFPQVKVFSLPSVGDAETRRHIELGVKGEPEQAAAAFDKLIAELNLLKVEVQHL is encoded by the coding sequence ATGGCATTCGGACTCATCATCATCGGCGACGAAATATTGTCCGGCAAACGCATCGACAAGCATTTTTCCAAGGTCGTTGATCTGCTATCCGTACGTGGCTTGTCGCTGGGTTGGGCAGAAATTCTGGGCGATGACAGAGCGCGTATTACTTCGACCTTGAAGCGTACCTTTGCCAGTGACGATATCGTGTTTAGTTGTGGCGGCATAGGCGCGACACCGGATGACCATACGCGTCAATGTGCGGCAGCAGCGCTAGGCGTGCCTATCGAATTACATCCGGAAGCCAAGCAAAAGATACAGGAACGCATGCTGGAGATGGCGCGTGAAGCGAATGTGCCTTTTGACTTGAACAAGCCGGAGAATCTGCATCGTTTGAAGATGGGTGAATTTCCGCAAGGTGCAGAGATCATACCGAATCCATATAACAAGATTCCCGGTTTCGCTATTCATCACGGCAATGGCGGGGGGGCGCATTATTTCATGCCGGGTTTTCCGGTGATGGCGTGGCCGATGATTGAATGGATACTGGATACGCACTATGGACATCTATTCCATCAACAGCCGCGGTTTGAGAAATCGGTGTTGGTCTTCCAATCGATGGAATCGGCGCTGACGCCCTTGATGGAAGCGATAGAAGATGAGTTCCCGCAAGTGAAGGTATTCAGCTTGCCGAGCGTGGGCGATGCAGAGACACGCCGCCATATCGAACTCGGTGTCAAAGGCGAGCCGGAGCAAGCTGCTGCAGCTTTCGACAAATTGATTGCTGAATTAAATCTGCTGAAAGTGGAAGTTCAGCATCTCTGA
- a CDS encoding FKBP-type peptidyl-prolyl cis-trans isomerase translates to MATTSTSSGLQFEDKVVGDGAEATAGAHVTVHYTGWLQNDDGSAGAKFDSSKDRGDPFEFPLGAGHVIKGWDEGVQGMKIGGTRTLIIPASLGYGARGAGGVIPPNATLIFEVDLLGV, encoded by the coding sequence ATGGCTACTACCTCGACCTCCTCCGGCCTGCAATTCGAAGACAAAGTTGTCGGCGACGGCGCAGAAGCAACTGCTGGCGCACACGTTACCGTGCATTACACTGGCTGGCTGCAAAATGACGACGGCAGCGCCGGCGCAAAATTCGATTCGAGCAAGGATCGTGGCGACCCATTTGAGTTTCCACTCGGTGCTGGTCACGTGATCAAAGGCTGGGACGAAGGCGTACAAGGCATGAAAATCGGCGGTACACGTACCCTGATCATCCCTGCATCGCTGGGCTATGGCGCACGCGGCGCTGGCGGCGTGATCCCACCAAACGCAACGCTGATTTTCGAAGTGGACTTGCTGGGCGTATAA
- a CDS encoding acyl-CoA-binding protein, protein MSLQEQFDQALADSKTLPERPDNLTLLKIYGLYKQASGGDATGEQPAMTDFVARAKWDAWNNLKGISKEDAMQQYIDLVEDLKA, encoded by the coding sequence ATGAGCCTGCAAGAGCAATTCGATCAAGCATTAGCCGATTCCAAGACTTTGCCGGAGCGTCCGGATAATCTGACGCTGCTGAAAATCTATGGTCTGTACAAACAGGCGAGCGGTGGCGATGCGACTGGTGAACAACCTGCAATGACAGATTTTGTCGCACGTGCGAAATGGGATGCCTGGAATAATCTGAAAGGCATCTCGAAAGAAGATGCGATGCAGCAGTACATCGATCTGGTGGAAGATTTGAAGGCTTAA
- the pbpG gene encoding D-alanyl-D-alanine endopeptidase: MLKSALGIFFSLFVIFNAPMALAKEPSSTNAKKATNKKVASNAQAKKAQAPKRAAAAKKPVAQAKQASKSTKSTKRVNTKQTVASNKKSKQRNTVSLNSSEKLVKKEVVVHGKRQAIYQRVAKPVIPAVPPVLTAGDIAGLNMTRDSLALASNVALVLDQSTSAVLFEKNANVTLPIASITKLMTGLVVVEAQQDMNEVLEVTTEDIDREKNSSSRLRVGSQLSRANMLHIALMSSENRAASALGRHYPGGLRAFVVAMNAKAKSLGMSGTHYVDSTGLSSNNVASASDLAKLVMAAYNHPILRQYSTDTKYIVEPGGRPLQYANSNRLVTNPDWEIGIQKTGYISEAGRCLVMQANIGGRPIVMIFLDSKGKLSRLGDATRIRKWIETQQPQNIAGKHHAVQS; this comes from the coding sequence ATGCTTAAGTCCGCGCTGGGGATATTTTTTTCGTTATTCGTTATTTTCAACGCACCTATGGCGTTGGCTAAAGAGCCGAGCTCCACTAATGCGAAGAAGGCGACTAACAAGAAAGTCGCATCCAACGCACAGGCCAAAAAAGCACAGGCACCCAAACGCGCTGCCGCTGCGAAGAAGCCAGTCGCGCAAGCCAAACAAGCTAGCAAATCAACTAAGTCGACCAAACGCGTCAACACCAAGCAAACGGTTGCATCCAACAAGAAATCCAAACAGCGCAACACTGTCTCGCTGAACAGCAGCGAGAAGCTCGTCAAAAAAGAAGTTGTTGTGCACGGCAAGCGTCAGGCGATTTATCAACGCGTTGCCAAACCAGTTATTCCAGCCGTTCCTCCAGTCTTGACCGCAGGCGATATCGCGGGCTTGAACATGACGCGTGATTCATTGGCCCTTGCATCGAACGTCGCGCTGGTGCTGGATCAATCCACATCGGCAGTCTTGTTTGAAAAAAATGCGAACGTGACTTTGCCGATTGCATCGATCACCAAATTGATGACAGGTCTGGTAGTCGTCGAAGCACAGCAAGACATGAATGAAGTGCTGGAAGTCACGACTGAAGATATCGATCGCGAAAAGAATAGTTCATCGCGTCTGCGTGTAGGTTCGCAATTGTCGCGCGCGAACATGCTGCACATCGCTTTGATGAGTTCAGAAAATCGCGCAGCTTCTGCTCTCGGTCGTCATTACCCGGGCGGTCTCCGTGCGTTTGTCGTAGCGATGAATGCCAAGGCAAAATCGTTGGGCATGAGCGGTACGCACTATGTTGATTCGACAGGCTTGTCCAGCAATAACGTGGCAAGTGCAAGCGATCTGGCGAAGCTGGTGATGGCTGCATATAACCACCCAATCTTGCGTCAATATTCAACGGATACGAAATACATTGTTGAGCCGGGCGGACGTCCACTGCAATACGCCAATTCGAATCGCCTGGTCACCAATCCTGATTGGGAAATTGGTATTCAAAAAACAGGTTATATCTCTGAAGCTGGTCGCTGCCTCGTGATGCAAGCGAATATTGGTGGCCGACCTATCGTCATGATCTTCCTTGACTCCAAAGGCAAGCTCTCGCGTCTGGGAGATGCAACACGGATACGTAAATGGATAGAAACTCAGCAGCCGCAAAACATCGCAGGCAAACATCATGCGGTGCAAAGCTGA
- a CDS encoding IclR family transcriptional regulator — MRTTNTAETDKTSIQVIERMVSLLDALATYPDPVSLKELSSVTGLHPSTAHRILNDLVIKRFVDRSEPGTYRLGMRLLELGNIVKSRLDVREAALDLMRQLHRKTNQTVNLSVRQNDEIIYIDRAFSERSGMQVVRAVGGRAPLHLTSTGKLFLSIDEPRMVQAYAARTGLAGHNKNSITDLSKLQGELSQVRAHGYARDNEELELGVRCMAAGIHDDSGRLIAGLSISAPADRLQEEWLADLMDTAKQISAALGYTETA, encoded by the coding sequence ATGAGAACAACGAATACGGCTGAGACAGACAAAACCTCCATTCAAGTCATTGAACGCATGGTTTCGCTGCTGGATGCACTCGCGACCTACCCCGATCCAGTCAGCCTGAAGGAACTCTCCAGCGTCACGGGTTTACATCCGTCCACAGCTCATCGCATCCTGAATGACCTGGTCATCAAGCGCTTTGTCGATCGCTCCGAGCCTGGTACTTACCGACTCGGCATGCGCCTGTTGGAACTGGGAAATATCGTCAAGAGCCGTCTGGACGTACGTGAAGCTGCGCTCGATCTGATGCGACAACTACACCGCAAGACCAATCAAACCGTCAATTTGTCGGTACGACAAAACGATGAAATCATCTACATCGACCGCGCCTTCTCGGAACGCTCCGGCATGCAAGTGGTACGCGCCGTTGGCGGACGCGCACCTTTGCATCTGACGTCAACCGGTAAGCTCTTCCTGTCGATAGATGAACCAAGAATGGTGCAAGCCTACGCGGCACGCACCGGCCTCGCCGGTCACAACAAGAATTCGATTACCGACTTGAGCAAGCTGCAAGGCGAACTGAGCCAGGTACGCGCACACGGCTATGCACGTGACAATGAAGAACTGGAATTAGGCGTGCGCTGCATGGCGGCCGGCATACACGACGATAGTGGCAGGCTGATTGCGGGCTTGTCTATCTCTGCGCCGGCAGATCGGCTACAGGAAGAATGGCTGGCAGATTTGATGGATACCGCCAAGCAGATTTCTGCTGCGCTCGGCTACACAGAAACAGCATGA
- a CDS encoding polyhydroxyalkanoic acid system family protein — protein sequence MADISITQEHQLPLQQAKDAAQKVADKMATEFDMTTQWDGDILSFKRSGVAGTLALRDKEAQIDITLDFLFKAFAGPLEEKVARNMKKYFADAA from the coding sequence ATGGCAGATATCAGCATCACGCAGGAGCATCAGCTTCCGCTGCAACAGGCAAAAGACGCTGCGCAAAAAGTGGCAGACAAGATGGCAACAGAGTTCGATATGACGACGCAGTGGGATGGTGACATCCTGTCGTTCAAGCGTAGCGGAGTAGCAGGTACCTTGGCCTTGCGTGATAAAGAAGCGCAAATCGATATCACGCTGGATTTTCTGTTCAAGGCTTTCGCCGGACCACTGGAAGAAAAAGTGGCGCGCAATATGAAGAAGTATTTTGCCGACGCAGCATAG
- a CDS encoding DMT family transporter yields the protein MHTDSSKTVSPWLAAMPFLFVLIWSTGFIVAKFGLPYAPPLTFLTLRFVGVLIILLPLVLLLRAPWPIGTMRHIAVAGILVQAGYLAGVWCAIKLGMPAGLSALIVGMQPVLTAFAAPLIGEKVRGRQWIGLIFGLCGVALVVANKITLIGLTWESIALCLMALLSITIGTMYQKRYCPHFDLRTGTIIQFAASCVVVLPFAIYFEGFSPSLETVQWTPSFIGALLWSIVALSIGAIFLLFALIRKSAATQVTSLLYLTPPTTALMAWAAFGETFSLIGVAGMLLAVVGVAFVVKK from the coding sequence ATGCATACAGATTCAAGTAAGACGGTAAGCCCTTGGCTGGCAGCGATGCCTTTCCTGTTCGTGCTGATCTGGAGTACCGGTTTTATCGTCGCGAAGTTCGGCCTGCCGTATGCGCCGCCGTTGACCTTCTTGACGCTGCGTTTTGTCGGCGTGTTGATTATCTTGCTGCCATTGGTTTTATTGCTGCGTGCGCCGTGGCCGATAGGCACTATGCGTCATATCGCCGTTGCCGGCATCTTGGTGCAAGCAGGTTATCTGGCCGGTGTGTGGTGTGCAATCAAGCTCGGCATGCCGGCCGGCTTGTCTGCCTTGATTGTTGGTATGCAGCCGGTATTGACGGCGTTTGCTGCGCCCTTGATCGGTGAGAAAGTGCGCGGTCGTCAATGGATCGGCCTGATCTTCGGTCTATGCGGCGTGGCGCTGGTGGTTGCCAATAAAATTACGCTGATCGGTTTGACCTGGGAAAGCATCGCCTTGTGCCTGATGGCTTTGCTGTCGATCACGATAGGGACGATGTATCAGAAGCGCTATTGTCCGCATTTTGATCTGCGTACCGGGACCATTATTCAATTCGCCGCATCGTGCGTGGTCGTACTGCCTTTCGCCATCTACTTTGAAGGCTTTTCACCGTCATTGGAAACCGTGCAGTGGACGCCCAGCTTTATAGGCGCGCTGCTGTGGTCCATCGTTGCGCTCTCGATAGGCGCGATCTTCCTGCTCTTTGCATTGATACGTAAAAGTGCTGCGACACAGGTCACCAGCTTGCTTTATCTGACGCCACCAACGACTGCATTGATGGCGTGGGCTGCGTTTGGCGAGACCTTCAGTTTGATAGGCGTGGCTGGCATGTTGCTTGCTGTTGTGGGGGTAGCGTTTGTAGTGAAAAAGTAG